From one Blastocatellia bacterium genomic stretch:
- a CDS encoding zf-HC2 domain-containing protein, with amino-acid sequence MFTEHVVKELSAYCNGELSGDQSRRVAAHLLKCERCNREYERIRLGVRLAEQLPQVAAPAEMWSDIEALLDARDRQPAAKAGTGTWFPYGRPLQWATAAALVLLIGVGSFMIYRRLRTTPVPITEPEPTACMAWPVTSLAGAPRIDGHRIKATGCFETGELLETDDTARVNIDIPQIGEVEIAPNSRVRLVTTNQNEHRMALERGKLHALITAPPRLFFVDTPSAEAIDLGCEYTLAVDDAGIGLLHVTLGWVMLVRDGRESYVPVDAMCETRPGVGPGTPFFEDASDAFKAALSRYDFENGGEAALRAVLQEARDRDTLTLWHLLQRVDEPTRAVVLNRMIALVGQPRCVTRKGILKLDREMLDCWKDALDLVWF; translated from the coding sequence ATGTTTACCGAGCACGTTGTCAAAGAACTTTCGGCCTACTGCAACGGCGAGCTGAGCGGCGACCAGTCGCGCCGCGTCGCCGCGCACCTGCTGAAATGTGAGCGATGCAATCGGGAATACGAGCGCATACGGCTCGGCGTGCGGCTTGCCGAACAGTTGCCGCAGGTCGCCGCCCCCGCCGAGATGTGGAGCGACATCGAAGCGCTGCTTGATGCTCGTGATCGTCAGCCGGCGGCGAAAGCCGGGACCGGCACATGGTTTCCCTACGGCAGACCGCTTCAGTGGGCGACCGCGGCGGCGCTGGTTCTACTCATCGGCGTCGGCAGCTTCATGATTTATCGCCGGCTGCGGACGACTCCCGTTCCGATTACAGAGCCTGAGCCGACGGCCTGCATGGCGTGGCCGGTCACCAGCCTTGCGGGCGCGCCGCGCATTGACGGCCACCGCATCAAAGCCACCGGCTGCTTTGAAACCGGCGAGCTGCTTGAAACCGATGACACGGCGCGTGTCAACATCGACATCCCGCAGATCGGCGAAGTCGAGATTGCGCCGAACTCGCGTGTGCGGCTGGTGACGACAAACCAGAACGAGCACCGCATGGCGCTTGAGCGCGGCAAGTTGCACGCCTTGATCACCGCGCCGCCGCGCTTATTCTTCGTTGACACGCCGTCGGCGGAAGCCATTGACCTGGGCTGCGAATATACGCTTGCCGTGGATGACGCCGGCATCGGCCTGCTACACGTGACGCTCGGCTGGGTGATGCTGGTGCGCGACGGGCGCGAATCTTATGTGCCGGTTGACGCGATGTGCGAAACGCGCCCAGGCGTCGGGCCGGGCACGCCGTTTTTTGAAGACGCTTCGGATGCTTTCAAAGCGGCGCTGTCGCGTTACGATTTCGAGAATGGCGGCGAGGCGGCTTTGCGCGCCGTGCTTCAGGAAGCGCGCGACCGCGACACGCTGACGCTCTGGCACCTGTTGCAGCGCGTGGACGAACCGACGCGCGCCGTCGTGCTGAATCGCATGATCGCGCTCGTCGGCCAGCCGCGCTGCGTCACTCGCAAAGGCATCCTCAAGCTCGACCGCGAGATGCTCGACTGCTGGAAAGACGCGCTTGACCTGGTATGGTTTTAG
- a CDS encoding sigma-70 family RNA polymerase sigma factor gives MTEAQIIEACKAGDRDAFHALFEQYKDRVYSIAYHFSNDQAMAHDVTQQVFLKLFTVIAQFRHDAGFATWLYRIVANCCTDEQRRRRRFVPFSPQLEVKAMTTGGGQENAYQRRQLAASVRAAISELSPKLRLPILLKYVEGLSYEEIAAALNCSIGTVSSRLNRGHKQLAAKLEHLRGEIIGSE, from the coding sequence ATGACGGAAGCTCAAATTATCGAAGCCTGCAAGGCCGGCGACCGCGACGCATTTCATGCGCTGTTTGAACAGTATAAGGATCGCGTCTACAGCATTGCCTATCATTTCAGCAATGACCAGGCGATGGCGCACGACGTGACGCAGCAGGTCTTCTTAAAGCTCTTTACGGTGATCGCGCAGTTCCGCCACGATGCCGGATTCGCTACCTGGCTCTATCGCATCGTCGCCAACTGCTGCACCGACGAACAGCGCCGCCGCCGCCGCTTCGTGCCGTTCAGCCCGCAGCTTGAGGTCAAGGCGATGACGACCGGAGGCGGACAGGAAAACGCTTATCAACGCCGGCAACTGGCCGCTTCGGTGCGCGCCGCCATCAGCGAGCTGAGCCCGAAGCTGCGCCTGCCCATCCTGTTGAAGTATGTCGAGGGATTGTCTTACGAAGAGATCGCCGCAGCCTTGAATTGCTCGATTGGCACGGTGTCGTCGCGGCTCAATCGCGGCCACAAACAGCTTGCGGCAAAGCTTGAGCACCTGCGCGGCGAAATCATCGGAAGTGAGTGA
- a CDS encoding IPT/TIG domain-containing protein, giving the protein MTKAVGLRGGLAVALFLSLLVPPAAFRARAESEAIQLAVDTANFNQDGLLVLFGSTRRQGEIGLPVAAGDITGDGRADVLFGGMYGSSDPFTNNGTVNIYLSDGRDSGFINQADHPANLFRILGSGSGDLLGTSSSINGDVNHDGLRDILTCAALQDGPNGFNAGAAYVVYGKSSFSGDINLASSPSGVTAIYGPQANGRMGIWCDEGDVDGDGFADIVIGSDQINTATGQHVGGAYIVFGAANLPAEINLASPPAGVRTARIVGAHEEDHWGAALQVGDINNDGIGDIIIGASIDRDSGSYVTVQDQVSGHNFFAADVGGSRPQAGEVYVIYGQRTWPTNIDLGTPPANATHVLGAHANDFLGSQVHFGDLNGDGRTDLVLGALLALAPDDRGQTGAVYVIYGSASLPGATIDLLNPDASGQRVTTVYGVHALDCAGDSVRSFDINKDGLSDLFIGSPERTFELNGEDRDDAGMTEIIFGRRDFLPSVIKLYDPPAGIAIYQLAGAHGDDQGLEGGDEFSYRLTGGDVDGDGYVDYIANAMHGDGLNNSVLNAGNVYIFSGKKLSARLGQLVQEPSPTPQLSGAALSLNGQPVQQANAGQTGLRITISGTNLRSDTEIMINGTVVASHLQAGTPAQITVELDENPSIRNSAGQLVVSARNTTPPASGASNQVVAGTLVGPHIDSVKLKKKGSGTLLLKIFGSNFPANVTVEVRGDNFATNIAVFGETDFISLKIPAAVAPSSGTVLRIIVRTPAGITSNEVTKTVP; this is encoded by the coding sequence ATGACGAAGGCAGTAGGGCTTCGCGGCGGCCTGGCCGTCGCCCTTTTTTTGTCGCTATTGGTGCCGCCGGCAGCGTTTCGCGCCAGGGCGGAGAGCGAGGCGATTCAACTCGCCGTCGACACGGCGAATTTTAATCAAGACGGTCTGCTGGTGCTGTTCGGCAGCACTCGGCGACAGGGCGAGATCGGCTTGCCGGTCGCTGCCGGCGACATCACCGGCGATGGGCGCGCCGATGTGCTGTTTGGCGGCATGTATGGCAGCAGCGACCCATTCACCAATAACGGCACCGTCAACATCTATTTGAGCGATGGCCGCGACAGCGGCTTCATCAATCAAGCCGACCACCCGGCCAATCTCTTCCGCATCCTCGGCAGCGGCTCAGGCGACTTGCTCGGCACTTCTTCTTCAATCAATGGGGACGTCAACCACGACGGCCTGCGCGACATCCTGACCTGCGCAGCGTTGCAGGATGGGCCGAACGGCTTTAACGCCGGCGCGGCGTATGTCGTCTATGGCAAGTCGAGTTTTAGCGGCGACATCAACCTCGCGTCATCGCCGTCGGGCGTCACCGCCATCTACGGCCCGCAGGCCAACGGGCGCATGGGCATCTGGTGTGACGAAGGCGACGTGGACGGCGACGGCTTTGCCGACATCGTGATCGGCTCGGATCAGATCAATACCGCCACGGGCCAGCACGTCGGCGGCGCTTATATTGTTTTCGGCGCGGCCAACCTGCCTGCCGAAATTAATCTCGCCTCGCCGCCCGCCGGGGTGCGCACGGCACGCATCGTTGGCGCCCACGAAGAGGATCATTGGGGCGCCGCCCTGCAAGTCGGCGACATCAACAACGACGGCATCGGCGACATCATCATCGGTGCTTCGATAGACCGTGACTCCGGCTCGTACGTCACCGTGCAGGATCAGGTGAGCGGGCATAACTTTTTTGCCGCCGACGTCGGCGGCAGCCGGCCTCAGGCTGGCGAAGTCTACGTCATCTACGGCCAGCGCACCTGGCCTACGAATATTGATCTCGGTACGCCGCCGGCGAACGCCACGCACGTTCTCGGCGCGCACGCCAACGACTTTCTGGGCTCGCAGGTGCATTTCGGCGACCTCAATGGCGATGGCCGCACGGACCTGGTGCTGGGGGCGCTGCTGGCGCTGGCGCCGGACGACCGCGGCCAGACCGGCGCGGTCTATGTCATCTATGGCTCGGCCAGCTTGCCGGGCGCGACGATTGATCTGCTGAACCCGGATGCGTCGGGCCAGCGTGTCACGACCGTCTACGGCGTGCATGCGCTCGACTGCGCCGGCGACTCTGTGCGCAGCTTTGACATCAACAAAGACGGCTTGTCCGACCTGTTCATCGGCAGCCCCGAGCGCACGTTCGAGCTAAACGGCGAAGACCGCGACGACGCCGGCATGACCGAGATCATCTTTGGGCGGCGCGACTTTCTGCCGTCGGTCATCAAGCTCTACGATCCGCCGGCTGGCATAGCGATCTATCAACTGGCCGGCGCGCACGGCGACGACCAGGGCCTGGAGGGCGGCGACGAGTTCTCTTATCGCCTGACCGGCGGCGACGTCGACGGCGACGGTTATGTGGATTACATTGCCAACGCCATGCACGGCGACGGCTTGAACAACAGCGTGCTCAACGCCGGCAACGTCTACATCTTCAGCGGCAAGAAACTGTCGGCGCGGCTCGGCCAACTGGTGCAGGAGCCAAGCCCGACGCCGCAGCTCAGCGGCGCCGCGCTGAGCTTAAATGGCCAGCCGGTGCAACAGGCGAATGCCGGACAGACGGGATTGCGGATCACCATCAGCGGCACCAACCTGCGTAGCGATACAGAGATTATGATCAATGGCACGGTCGTCGCGTCGCACCTGCAAGCCGGGACGCCGGCCCAGATCACGGTTGAGCTGGACGAAAATCCGTCAATCAGAAACAGCGCCGGGCAGCTCGTCGTCAGCGCCCGCAACACGACGCCGCCGGCTTCCGGCGCTTCCAACCAGGTGGTTGCCGGCACGCTCGTCGGGCCGCACATCGATTCGGTCAAGCTCAAGAAGAAAGGCTCGGGGACGCTGTTGCTGAAAATCTTCGGCTCGAACTTCCCGGCCAACGTCACCGTCGAGGTGCGCGGCGACAACTTCGCCACAAACATCGCCGTGTTTGGCGAGACCGATTTTATTTCGCTGAAAATCCCCGCCGCTGTGGCGCCGTCATCGGGTACGGTGCTGCGCATCATTGTGCGCACGCCCGCCGGCATCACCTCGAACGAAGTGACGAAGACGGTTCCTTAA
- a CDS encoding cold-shock protein translates to MRELGTVKWFNATKGYGFITRSTGDDVFVHYSAIQADGYKTLNEGQQVEFTLIEGPKGLAAQNVTAGV, encoded by the coding sequence TTGAGAGAATTAGGTACAGTTAAGTGGTTCAACGCGACAAAAGGGTATGGGTTCATCACGCGCTCGACGGGCGATGACGTCTTCGTCCACTATTCGGCGATCCAGGCCGATGGCTACAAGACGCTGAACGAAGGCCAGCAGGTCGAGTTCACGCTCATTGAAGGCCCCAAGGGCCTGGCGGCGCAGAACGTCACCGCAGGCGTCTAG
- a CDS encoding DUF6335 family protein, with protein MMADQENDKFIDAGNAESELVEADAEVLEEFAEAQRLASGGQLLSRELREHHSRTPEDTAGDIDADWRRSDIGEETPGGSTPTPDQDVVEELGEAVGLTYEDNEPLDTTEKIAERDRHRWELDPASSEDYNKRVNHEGE; from the coding sequence ATGATGGCAGATCAAGAGAACGACAAATTCATTGACGCGGGAAATGCCGAGAGCGAACTGGTCGAGGCCGACGCCGAGGTCTTGGAAGAGTTTGCCGAGGCGCAGCGCCTGGCTTCGGGCGGCCAGTTGTTGAGCCGCGAGCTGCGCGAGCACCATTCGCGCACGCCCGAAGACACCGCCGGCGACATTGACGCCGACTGGCGGCGCTCGGACATCGGCGAAGAAACGCCCGGCGGCTCGACGCCGACGCCCGACCAGGATGTCGTCGAAGAGCTCGGCGAAGCCGTCGGCCTGACCTACGAAGACAACGAGCCGCTCGACACCACCGAGAAGATCGCCGAGCGCGACCGTCACCGCTGGGAACTCGACCCGGCATCGTCCGAGGATTACAACAAGCGCGTCAATCACGAGGGCGAGTAA
- a CDS encoding carboxypeptidase regulatory-like domain-containing protein has product MSRIKPFHSLGALLMALCLSLASVPAFAQSQASSGQIAGAVVDNQGAIVANASVKAVNTQTGLERTVNSGDDGLYSIVLLPPGIYRVTATAQGFTAVTVDNVEVAVGRTIDVKITLGVSGVTEVVNVTAGTIQVQTTRSEADAVVNERAIENLPINGRRFQDFVTLTPAAQVDPRRQQISLSGQLGIHTNVSIDGADYNNPFFGGIRGGERSNNAYTVPQEAIKEFQVVASGYTAEFGRSTGGIVNAVTKSGTNAYHGSGFYLYRPKDLSRSNDFIDAIELSLRNNLLPGQTPREITVAPTQHQWGGSFGGPIKKDKLFFFGAYEQQRQRQSREVFFDTIGSVASTPAIAEALSFYHSLEGPFTQTNDAIAFIGRADYIVNDRHNLNVRYSYSHNEAQNAVSNGVPLFPTITNALSNNGTELDTTNTVVGQLNSFFTPTVVNEFRGQYSREKRPRPANAQEPLVTDSIGNFGTVSFLGENVELDWRVQLIDNITWSRGNHTFKIGGEYNHIFANQTFGFNQYGTYSVSGSAGTPAQAATLLALLSHPPGATTNRFDSTSVTLARQIGNLQATLPDNEGAAFIQDSWRLRPNFTLNAGLRWEGQYNPQPEVGNDALINLIKGFRFPSGHVVDPTKIPSDTNNFGPRLGFAWDPWNDGKTVVRGYSGIYYSRTPALLFAAPINNFRDPAGDLSVTLPLRAATGNPNASANTVYKQLKLIGIDLNNFPLDKLPVITGEQVQKIASLLGVDPLTAGLAPILMAPDFQNPTSVQYGIGVERELNRSLTVGADFSYVHTTHLQQNRDINLPLPTIRTVAVDPSQRPFFGLVNAGVARPIANLNSVQIRESTGKALFRALTLRAKFQRRWGQFNAFYVRSKNLSTVDNEREAGGVLFENAFNTDSEYSLSNLDIKHQFVVNPVFFLPGGFDVSSAVRLRSGRPIDARIGSDVNQDRTNLDRPYRAPGIPFERNAFRNQPVYNVDMRVQKRFQLGENRRLLFTAEFFNIFNIENIELAGSQVTNYCSNTADLTCGFTGPTNPNFLQLYDRNPTSTRVGSLLLNNNPGPPFQVQLGARFQF; this is encoded by the coding sequence ATGTCGAGAATAAAACCATTCCATTCACTAGGCGCGCTGCTCATGGCGCTCTGTCTGAGTCTGGCAAGCGTTCCGGCGTTTGCGCAGTCGCAGGCGAGCAGCGGACAAATCGCCGGCGCCGTCGTTGACAACCAGGGCGCGATTGTCGCCAACGCCTCGGTCAAGGCAGTCAACACGCAGACCGGTCTCGAACGCACCGTCAACAGCGGCGACGACGGGCTCTACAGCATCGTCTTGTTGCCGCCGGGCATCTATCGGGTCACGGCCACGGCCCAGGGCTTTACGGCGGTCACCGTCGATAACGTCGAAGTCGCCGTCGGGCGCACGATTGACGTCAAGATCACCCTCGGCGTCAGCGGCGTCACCGAAGTCGTTAACGTCACCGCCGGCACCATCCAGGTGCAGACGACGCGCTCGGAAGCCGACGCCGTCGTCAACGAGCGGGCGATTGAGAATTTGCCGATCAACGGTCGCCGCTTCCAGGACTTTGTCACCCTGACGCCGGCAGCCCAGGTTGACCCGCGCCGCCAGCAGATTTCGCTCTCCGGGCAGCTCGGCATTCACACCAACGTCAGCATTGACGGCGCCGACTATAACAACCCGTTTTTCGGCGGCATCCGCGGCGGCGAGCGCTCGAACAACGCCTACACCGTGCCGCAGGAGGCCATCAAAGAGTTCCAGGTCGTCGCTTCGGGCTACACCGCGGAATTCGGGCGTTCGACCGGCGGCATCGTCAACGCCGTCACCAAGTCGGGCACCAACGCCTATCACGGCTCAGGCTTCTACCTCTACCGGCCCAAAGACCTGTCGCGCAGCAACGACTTCATTGACGCCATCGAGCTGAGCCTGCGCAACAACCTGCTGCCCGGGCAGACGCCGCGCGAGATCACTGTCGCGCCGACCCAGCACCAGTGGGGCGGGTCGTTCGGCGGCCCGATTAAGAAAGATAAGCTCTTCTTCTTCGGCGCCTACGAACAGCAGCGCCAGCGCCAGAGCCGCGAAGTCTTCTTCGACACCATCGGCAGCGTCGCTTCGACCCCGGCCATCGCCGAGGCCTTGAGCTTCTATCACTCGCTGGAAGGCCCGTTCACGCAGACCAACGACGCCATTGCGTTCATCGGTCGCGCCGACTACATCGTCAATGATCGTCACAATCTGAACGTCCGCTACAGCTACAGCCACAACGAGGCGCAGAATGCCGTCTCCAACGGCGTGCCGCTGTTCCCGACGATCACTAACGCGCTATCGAACAACGGTACAGAGCTCGACACCACCAACACGGTGGTCGGCCAGCTCAACAGCTTCTTCACGCCGACCGTGGTCAACGAGTTCCGCGGCCAGTACTCGCGTGAAAAGCGACCGCGCCCGGCGAACGCTCAAGAGCCGCTGGTGACCGATTCCATCGGCAACTTCGGCACCGTCTCGTTCCTCGGCGAAAACGTCGAGCTAGATTGGCGCGTGCAGCTCATCGATAACATCACCTGGTCGCGCGGCAACCACACCTTCAAGATCGGCGGCGAATATAACCACATCTTCGCCAACCAGACCTTCGGCTTCAATCAGTATGGCACCTACAGCGTCAGCGGCTCGGCGGGCACGCCGGCGCAGGCCGCCACGCTGCTCGCCCTGCTGAGCCACCCGCCTGGCGCCACCACTAACCGCTTCGACAGCACGTCGGTGACCCTCGCCCGCCAGATCGGCAACCTTCAGGCGACGCTGCCGGATAATGAGGGCGCGGCCTTCATTCAGGACTCGTGGCGCCTTCGTCCGAACTTCACGCTGAACGCCGGCCTGCGCTGGGAAGGTCAGTACAACCCGCAGCCGGAAGTCGGCAACGACGCCCTGATCAACTTGATCAAAGGCTTCCGCTTCCCCTCGGGCCACGTCGTTGACCCGACGAAGATTCCCAGCGACACCAACAATTTCGGCCCGCGCCTCGGCTTCGCGTGGGACCCGTGGAACGATGGCAAGACGGTCGTCCGCGGCTACAGCGGCATCTACTACTCGCGCACGCCTGCGCTGTTGTTCGCCGCGCCGATCAACAACTTCCGCGACCCGGCGGGCGATCTCTCGGTGACCCTGCCGCTGCGCGCCGCGACTGGCAACCCGAATGCCTCGGCCAACACTGTCTACAAGCAGTTGAAGCTGATCGGCATCGACCTGAACAACTTCCCGCTCGACAAGCTGCCGGTGATCACCGGCGAGCAGGTGCAGAAGATCGCCTCGCTGCTCGGCGTTGACCCGCTTACCGCGGGCCTGGCGCCGATCCTGATGGCGCCTGATTTCCAGAACCCGACCTCTGTGCAGTACGGCATTGGTGTCGAGCGCGAGCTCAATCGCAGCCTGACGGTGGGCGCGGACTTCAGCTACGTCCACACGACGCACCTGCAACAGAACCGCGACATTAACCTGCCGCTGCCGACGATTCGCACGGTCGCCGTCGACCCGTCGCAGCGACCCTTCTTCGGGCTGGTCAACGCCGGCGTGGCGCGTCCGATTGCCAACCTCAACAGCGTGCAGATTCGTGAATCTACCGGCAAGGCGCTCTTCCGCGCCCTGACGCTGCGCGCCAAGTTCCAGCGCCGCTGGGGCCAGTTCAATGCCTTCTACGTGCGCTCGAAGAACCTCTCGACGGTTGACAACGAGCGCGAGGCCGGCGGCGTGCTATTCGAGAACGCCTTCAACACCGATAGCGAGTACAGCCTGTCGAACCTCGACATCAAGCACCAGTTCGTCGTCAACCCGGTCTTCTTCCTGCCCGGCGGGTTTGACGTATCGAGCGCCGTCCGCCTGCGCTCGGGCCGTCCGATTGACGCCCGCATCGGCTCGGACGTTAACCAGGATCGCACGAACCTCGACCGTCCGTACCGCGCGCCGGGCATCCCGTTCGAGCGCAATGCCTTCCGCAACCAACCGGTCTACAACGTCGACATGCGCGTGCAGAAGCGCTTCCAGTTGGGCGAGAATCGCCGGCTGCTCTTCACCGCCGAGTTCTTCAATATCTTCAACATTGAGAACATCGAGCTGGCGGGCAGCCAGGTGACGAACTACTGCTCGAACACCGCCGACCTGACCTGCGGCTTTACCGGGCCGACCAACCCGAACTTCTTGCAGCTATATGATCGCAACCCGACCTCAACGCGCGTCGGGAGCTTGCTGCTCAACAACAACCCGGGCCCGCCGTTCCAGGTGCAGCTCGGCGCGCGCTTCCAGTTCTAA
- a CDS encoding VIT and VWA domain-containing protein, whose translation MQRRLVLSFAILAALCIAGYIVLAKASKHSGTGFVAGADTSAGQGALQIIDPEKGAVAGSCPLKHTDVRAEISGFLSRVVVTQEFENPFKDKIEAVYTFPLPQNAAVDDMTLRVGDRMVRGKIKPREEARAIYEAARSAGHVAGLLDQERPNIFTQSVANIMPGERVTVTISYVETLKYQDGAYEFVFPMVVGPRYIPGTPTGKQAGGWSPDTTQVPDASRITPPVAPKDLRAGHDIALEVALDAGVPIDELKAINHEVNLERPSAHSAVVRLKSQSEIPNKDFVLRYDVAGRRVEDALLLHRAPHGNNADGFFTFILQPPDRVAAEDVMPKEIVFVLDTSGSMDGFPIEKAKESMKLALDGLYPQDTFNLITFAGDTHILFPQPVPATRANLQKAQAFLASRSGAGGTEMMKAIKAALDPSDAQDHVRIVCFMTDGYVGNDMEIVGEVQKHPNARVFSFGIGSSVNRFLLDKMAEEGRGEVEYVSLNDNGSAAAKRFHERIRNPLLTDVQIDWGGLPVTDVYPKRIPDLFSAKPVVVCGRYAQGGRGTIKLKGRVAGHDYVREIPVELPDAEARHDVLATLWARTKIDDLMSQDYTGTQYGVTRPDVKEQITQLGLDYRLMTQFTSFVAVEEMTVTDGGQPRRVEVPVEMPEGVSHDGVFGKEETESRAADSVAVKSAQPNIVPPPPPPRPADPRGAIGGSGSGAGVGPGRGYGTGTASPTVVNAEAPKVKGDVDERQRNGPLSPAEQKRQQVLAKLHPAIAALVERLQKNGTPAAAEARFVRAGKAEIQVWLTVKSDALMARLKSLGFEVVADPKSAKLIIGRIALDKLAALAELGEVRYIAPQTQ comes from the coding sequence ATGCAACGCAGGCTCGTCTTGTCATTCGCCATCCTGGCGGCACTTTGTATTGCAGGTTACATCGTGCTTGCCAAAGCCAGTAAACATTCGGGCACCGGCTTTGTCGCCGGCGCCGATACCTCTGCCGGTCAGGGGGCGCTTCAGATCATTGATCCCGAAAAAGGCGCTGTCGCCGGCTCGTGCCCGCTCAAACACACCGACGTCAGGGCCGAGATCAGCGGCTTTCTGTCGCGCGTCGTCGTGACACAGGAATTCGAGAACCCTTTCAAGGATAAGATCGAAGCGGTCTACACCTTCCCGCTGCCGCAGAACGCCGCGGTTGACGACATGACCTTGCGCGTTGGCGACCGCATGGTGCGCGGAAAGATCAAGCCGCGCGAAGAGGCGCGGGCGATTTATGAAGCGGCGCGCTCGGCGGGCCACGTCGCCGGCCTGCTCGATCAAGAGCGGCCCAACATCTTCACGCAGTCGGTCGCCAACATCATGCCCGGCGAGCGCGTCACCGTGACCATCAGCTACGTCGAAACCTTGAAGTATCAAGATGGCGCTTACGAGTTCGTCTTCCCGATGGTCGTCGGGCCGCGTTACATTCCCGGCACCCCCACGGGCAAGCAAGCCGGCGGCTGGTCACCCGACACCACGCAAGTGCCCGACGCCTCGCGCATCACGCCGCCGGTCGCCCCCAAAGACCTGCGCGCCGGCCACGACATCGCGCTCGAAGTGGCGCTCGATGCCGGCGTGCCGATTGATGAGCTGAAGGCGATCAATCACGAAGTCAACCTTGAGCGGCCTTCGGCTCATAGCGCCGTCGTTCGGCTTAAGAGCCAGAGCGAAATCCCGAATAAAGATTTCGTGCTGCGCTATGACGTTGCCGGTCGGCGTGTCGAAGACGCGCTGCTCTTGCACCGCGCCCCGCACGGCAACAATGCGGACGGCTTCTTCACTTTCATCCTGCAACCGCCCGACCGGGTCGCGGCTGAAGACGTGATGCCGAAAGAGATCGTCTTTGTGCTGGACACCTCCGGCTCGATGGACGGCTTCCCAATCGAGAAAGCCAAAGAGTCCATGAAGCTGGCGCTCGACGGGCTCTACCCGCAGGACACCTTCAACCTGATTACCTTCGCCGGCGACACGCACATCCTCTTCCCGCAGCCGGTGCCGGCAACCCGCGCGAACCTGCAAAAAGCGCAAGCCTTTCTCGCCTCGCGCTCAGGTGCGGGCGGCACAGAGATGATGAAAGCCATCAAGGCGGCGCTCGATCCGTCGGATGCGCAGGATCATGTTCGCATCGTCTGCTTCATGACGGACGGTTACGTCGGCAACGATATGGAGATCGTCGGCGAAGTGCAGAAGCATCCCAATGCGCGGGTCTTCTCCTTCGGCATCGGCTCGTCGGTCAACCGTTTCCTGCTCGACAAGATGGCCGAAGAAGGGCGCGGCGAAGTCGAATACGTTTCGCTCAACGACAACGGCTCGGCGGCAGCGAAGCGCTTCCACGAGCGCATTCGCAATCCGCTGCTTACGGACGTTCAGATTGACTGGGGCGGCTTGCCGGTCACGGACGTTTACCCGAAGCGCATCCCCGACCTGTTCAGCGCCAAGCCGGTCGTCGTCTGCGGTCGCTATGCGCAGGGCGGGCGCGGCACGATCAAGCTGAAAGGCCGAGTCGCCGGCCACGACTATGTCAGAGAGATTCCGGTCGAGCTGCCCGACGCCGAAGCGCGCCACGACGTGCTGGCGACATTGTGGGCGCGCACCAAGATTGATGACTTGATGAGCCAGGATTACACCGGCACGCAATATGGCGTGACGCGGCCCGACGTCAAAGAGCAGATCACGCAACTCGGATTGGATTACCGGTTGATGACGCAGTTCACCTCGTTCGTCGCTGTCGAAGAGATGACCGTGACGGATGGCGGCCAGCCGCGGCGCGTCGAAGTGCCGGTCGAGATGCCGGAAGGCGTCAGCCACGACGGCGTCTTCGGGAAAGAGGAAACTGAAAGCAGGGCCGCCGACTCGGTCGCCGTGAAGTCGGCACAGCCCAACATAGTGCCGCCACCGCCACCGCCCAGGCCCGCCGACCCGCGAGGCGCGATTGGCGGCTCCGGCAGCGGCGCAGGCGTCGGCCCCGGTCGCGGCTATGGCACTGGCACCGCATCGCCTACGGTGGTGAATGCCGAAGCGCCAAAAGTCAAGGGCGACGTTGACGAACGACAGCGCAACGGGCCGCTATCGCCGGCAGAGCAGAAGCGCCAGCAAGTGCTTGCCAAGCTGCACCCGGCCATCGCCGCGCTCGTCGAACGGTTGCAGAAGAACGGCACGCCAGCCGCCGCCGAAGCTCGGTTCGTACGCGCCGGCAAGGCCGAAATTCAAGTCTGGCTGACCGTGAAATCCGATGCCCTGATGGCCCGGCTCAAGTCGCTCGGCTTTGAAGTCGTGGCCGATCCGAAGTCGGCAAAGCTGATCATCGGCCGTATCGCGCTCGACAAGCTCGCGGCGCTCGCCGAACTTGGCGAGGTGCGATACATCGCCCCGCAGACGCAGTGA